The proteins below are encoded in one region of Bremerella sp. P1:
- a CDS encoding DUF2760 domain-containing protein yields MSRIGLAFKLFFQILFNSDVAKRAEKLSLPAPNEQEKKPEPPPPPPPPPKPPKPPRPDGIDALVLLATLQREARFLDLFQEDLSEYDDAQIGAAVRDVQRDTKATLNRLFAISPVRGEEEGGRIDLPESFDASEIRLVGNVQNEKPSAGTLVHRGWKATKCDVPKFNGTLEQAQVLNPAEVEV; encoded by the coding sequence ATGAGCCGAATTGGTTTAGCTTTCAAGCTCTTTTTCCAAATACTATTTAATTCTGATGTCGCCAAGCGAGCGGAGAAGCTCTCGCTGCCTGCCCCGAACGAGCAGGAGAAGAAACCGGAGCCACCTCCTCCGCCGCCACCACCACCGAAGCCTCCCAAGCCGCCACGGCCCGATGGCATCGACGCGTTGGTGCTGCTGGCAACCTTGCAGCGCGAGGCCCGCTTTCTGGATCTCTTCCAGGAAGACCTGAGCGAGTACGACGACGCCCAGATCGGTGCCGCCGTTCGCGACGTGCAGCGCGACACCAAGGCCACTCTCAACCGCTTGTTCGCCATCAGCCCAGTGCGTGGTGAAGAAGAAGGGGGCCGTATCGATCTGCCTGAGTCGTTCGACGCCAGCGAGATTCGCCTGGTCGGCAACGTGCAAAACGAAAAGCCTTCAGCCGGGACGCTCGTGCATCGCGGCTGGAAGGCCACCAAGTGCGACGTGCCTAAGTTCAACGGCACGCTCGAGCAGGCCCAAGTGCTCAATCCGGCAGAAGTGGAGGTCTAA
- a CDS encoding Hsp70 family protein produces MAAKYVIGVDLGTTNSVIAYSDLEAEQPVVELLEIPQLVAASTIENRKSLPSFLYLATEADQEGGKLGLPWDESQTYATGEWARRQSADTPDRTVGGAKSWLSHHKVDRQGNILPWNAPEEVGKISPVEASKRYLQHLVAAWNEAQPEHAFADQAVVLTVPASFDASARELTHEAAIAAGFPADFTLLEEPQAAVYSWLGHMGDKWRKALKVGDKLLVCDVGGGTTDLTLITVEEEGGELVLKRMAVGNHLLVGGDNMDLALAFHVAELFKEKNVTLDPWQSVSLWHSCRAAKEQLLQEDGPDKHPVSILGRGSKLIAKTVSVDVEREPIKQMLLEGFFPACAATDKPERGFVSGFQELGLPFESDPAVTRHLAEFLAQHSEKAGSAIHPTHVLFNGGVFKSEPFQTRLMETIGSWQPELPPQRLEGDHDLDYAVARGATFYGWQKEKGGIRIRGGTAQAYYVGIQTSGLAIPGAPRPLHLLNVVPIGMEEGTETDVPSAEIGLVVGETTKFRFFSSPIRKDDKPGQMIQRWDEAEISETDSLEASLPRDDKINEPYVPVTFHSKVTELGMLELWCVSSKTSGRWKLEFNVREED; encoded by the coding sequence ATGGCAGCGAAATATGTCATCGGCGTCGACCTCGGTACGACCAATAGCGTCATCGCCTACAGCGACCTGGAAGCGGAACAGCCCGTCGTCGAGTTGTTAGAGATTCCGCAACTGGTCGCGGCCAGCACGATCGAAAACCGCAAGTCGCTTCCTTCCTTCTTGTACCTCGCGACCGAGGCCGATCAGGAAGGTGGCAAGCTCGGGCTGCCGTGGGACGAAAGCCAAACGTACGCCACCGGCGAGTGGGCTCGGCGTCAGTCGGCCGATACGCCAGACCGGACGGTCGGCGGGGCGAAGAGCTGGCTCTCGCATCATAAGGTCGACCGGCAAGGCAATATCCTTCCTTGGAACGCACCGGAAGAGGTCGGCAAGATCTCGCCGGTCGAAGCTTCCAAGCGATATCTTCAGCACCTGGTCGCTGCCTGGAACGAAGCTCAGCCCGAGCATGCGTTCGCCGATCAAGCGGTCGTGCTGACGGTACCGGCTTCGTTCGATGCCAGTGCCCGCGAGCTGACGCACGAAGCGGCCATCGCGGCTGGTTTCCCGGCCGACTTTACCTTGCTGGAAGAACCCCAAGCTGCCGTCTACTCGTGGCTTGGCCACATGGGCGACAAGTGGCGGAAGGCCCTCAAGGTCGGCGACAAACTGCTGGTCTGCGACGTGGGTGGTGGTACGACCGACCTGACGCTGATCACCGTCGAAGAAGAAGGGGGCGAACTGGTCCTCAAACGGATGGCCGTCGGCAATCACCTGTTGGTGGGCGGCGACAACATGGACCTTGCCCTGGCGTTTCATGTGGCCGAACTGTTCAAAGAGAAGAACGTCACGCTCGATCCGTGGCAGTCGGTCTCGCTGTGGCACAGCTGCCGAGCAGCCAAGGAACAACTGCTGCAAGAGGACGGCCCCGACAAGCATCCAGTCAGCATCCTGGGCCGCGGCAGCAAGTTGATCGCCAAGACAGTTTCCGTCGACGTCGAGCGCGAGCCGATCAAGCAGATGCTGCTCGAAGGCTTTTTCCCTGCTTGTGCGGCGACCGATAAACCAGAGCGAGGCTTCGTTTCCGGTTTTCAGGAACTCGGTTTGCCATTTGAATCGGACCCAGCCGTTACGCGGCACCTGGCCGAGTTTCTGGCGCAACATTCCGAGAAAGCAGGCAGCGCGATCCATCCGACGCACGTGCTGTTCAACGGTGGCGTGTTCAAGAGCGAACCGTTCCAAACGCGATTGATGGAAACCATCGGTTCGTGGCAACCGGAACTGCCACCGCAGCGACTGGAAGGGGATCACGACCTCGACTACGCGGTCGCTCGTGGTGCAACCTTCTACGGCTGGCAGAAAGAGAAGGGGGGCATTCGCATTCGCGGCGGAACGGCCCAGGCCTATTACGTCGGGATTCAGACATCAGGCCTGGCAATCCCCGGTGCCCCACGTCCGCTGCATCTGCTGAACGTGGTGCCGATCGGCATGGAAGAAGGAACCGAGACCGATGTACCCAGCGCCGAGATCGGCCTGGTAGTCGGCGAGACGACCAAGTTCCGTTTTTTCTCTTCGCCGATTCGCAAAGACGACAAGCCTGGCCAGATGATCCAGCGGTGGGACGAAGCCGAGATTTCCGAGACCGACAGCTTGGAAGCTTCCTTGCCGCGCGACGACAAGATCAACGAGCCCTACGTGCCGGTGACCTTCCACAGCAAGGTAACCGAGCTCGGCATGCTCGAGCTGTGGTGCGTCAGCAGCAAAACCTCCGGCCGCTGGAAATTAGAGTTCAACGTCCGCGAAGAGGACTAA
- a CDS encoding hsp70 family protein translates to MSIVKATSAQPRPGDEEELPSRYLVGIDLGTTNSAVTFLDTQTEGASIETFAAPQVIAPGQIEARTTLPSFHYQSAQGEFAQDALRLPWSKSDETTAVGAFARDHGTSVPGRMINSAKSWLSHSGVDRTAALLPWHGSADVEKLSPVEVSSRYLQHVRRAWNDQFKSEPLEEQDIVLTLPASFDEIARELTVEAAKQAGLDRVVLIEEPQAAFYDWLAKHADSWQQHVSPGQTILVCDIGGGTSDFTLIRARAGEENLVQFHRVAVGEHLILGGDNLDLALAHHLEQKLSPKDKLPADRWSILVRRCRQIKETFLGPDAPDSQTVSLPALGSKLIGGALQCEVTREEVHQVLAEGFLPDCELTDEPDTRTSGFQEFGLPYAPDAAITRWLAYFLRTHHEVIEEESRHASGSVRPDLVLLNGGFFESPVLKERLLDVLTRWFTQDDANWQPVLLENQHLDLAVSRGATYYGQVRRGTGVKITANLARTYYIGIGSGEATEALCLLPATTEPGQEIDLDLTFQLRVSEPVEFPLFISSTRLIDEPGQLVPIDPQQIKALPPIRTVLRARRRAEAETIPVHLHAKLTEIGTIELWCAQVDSDRTWRLQFDIRSATQTDVAAHESAKEAEGMLDESLWNEAAQVLNETFGEDASRKPQPLIKDLDAALEMRRDEWPTSLLRRMWEHLMDLEAGRSKSPTHESRWLNLTGYCLRPGYGLALDDWRVSETWKLLQGKVLHNDDNCRNQSLILWRRIAGGLNRGQQLAIAEPLLVATRAMHKRMTSGGGGSAAATFTPQQAIEAWRLLGSLELLGAQEKTEIGRMLVDLLGKKKLEPARGAMAWTIGRLGTRTPVYGPLNTLVPKEIAAKWLTAIIKQKSTDRADLLAVMQLARRTDDRYRDLAEDARDQAATWLEQQKATEHWVRIVRDGGQLDEEEQSQIFGESLPTGLTLVR, encoded by the coding sequence ATGTCCATCGTCAAAGCAACCTCCGCTCAGCCACGCCCTGGCGACGAAGAGGAACTCCCCAGCCGCTATCTGGTCGGCATCGATCTCGGCACGACCAACTCGGCCGTGACCTTCCTCGATACGCAGACCGAAGGTGCCAGCATCGAGACCTTCGCGGCCCCCCAGGTCATCGCCCCCGGCCAGATCGAAGCGCGGACGACGCTGCCGTCGTTTCACTATCAATCGGCCCAAGGAGAGTTCGCCCAGGACGCATTGCGTCTGCCGTGGAGCAAGTCGGACGAAACGACCGCCGTCGGAGCGTTTGCCCGCGACCACGGCACAAGCGTCCCTGGCCGCATGATCAACTCGGCCAAGAGTTGGCTCTCGCACTCTGGCGTCGACCGTACCGCCGCACTATTACCGTGGCATGGCAGCGCGGATGTCGAAAAGCTTTCGCCGGTCGAAGTCAGCAGCCGCTACCTCCAGCACGTGCGTCGTGCATGGAACGATCAGTTCAAGTCGGAACCGCTTGAAGAGCAAGACATCGTGCTGACGCTGCCGGCGTCGTTCGATGAAATCGCGCGTGAGCTGACCGTCGAAGCGGCCAAGCAGGCAGGGCTCGATCGCGTGGTCCTCATCGAAGAACCGCAAGCCGCGTTCTACGACTGGTTGGCCAAGCATGCCGACAGTTGGCAGCAGCACGTTTCGCCAGGGCAGACGATCCTGGTGTGTGACATTGGTGGTGGTACGAGCGACTTCACGCTCATCCGTGCCCGGGCAGGCGAAGAGAACCTGGTGCAGTTCCATCGCGTGGCGGTCGGCGAACACCTGATCCTGGGTGGCGACAACCTCGACCTGGCCTTGGCGCATCATCTGGAACAAAAGCTTTCGCCCAAGGATAAGCTACCGGCCGATCGTTGGTCGATCCTGGTGCGGCGATGTCGTCAGATCAAAGAGACGTTCCTCGGCCCCGATGCCCCGGACTCGCAGACGGTCAGTCTTCCGGCACTGGGCTCGAAGCTGATTGGCGGTGCTTTGCAGTGCGAAGTGACGCGAGAAGAAGTCCACCAGGTACTGGCCGAAGGCTTCTTGCCTGATTGTGAACTGACCGACGAGCCTGACACGCGGACCTCTGGCTTTCAGGAGTTTGGCTTGCCGTACGCCCCCGATGCGGCGATCACGCGGTGGCTGGCCTACTTCCTGCGAACGCATCATGAAGTGATCGAAGAAGAGAGCCGCCACGCGAGCGGATCCGTTCGTCCCGATTTGGTTCTATTGAACGGTGGCTTCTTCGAATCGCCGGTGCTGAAAGAGCGTCTGCTCGACGTCCTGACTCGCTGGTTCACCCAGGACGATGCCAACTGGCAGCCGGTCCTGCTGGAGAATCAGCATCTCGACCTGGCGGTCTCGCGCGGGGCAACTTACTACGGCCAAGTCCGCCGCGGCACTGGCGTCAAGATCACGGCCAACCTGGCCCGCACGTATTACATTGGGATCGGCAGCGGCGAAGCGACCGAGGCGTTATGTCTGTTGCCGGCAACGACCGAGCCGGGACAAGAGATCGACCTCGACCTGACGTTCCAGCTGCGTGTGTCGGAGCCGGTCGAGTTTCCCCTGTTCATTTCCAGCACGCGTCTGATCGACGAGCCAGGGCAACTGGTGCCGATCGATCCGCAGCAGATCAAAGCCTTGCCGCCGATCCGTACGGTGCTGCGGGCCCGGCGACGCGCCGAAGCGGAAACGATTCCGGTGCATCTGCACGCCAAGCTGACCGAGATCGGCACCATTGAACTGTGGTGCGCTCAGGTCGACAGCGACCGGACGTGGCGTCTGCAATTCGACATTCGTAGCGCCACGCAGACCGATGTCGCCGCGCACGAGTCGGCCAAGGAAGCGGAAGGGATGCTCGATGAGTCGCTGTGGAACGAAGCGGCTCAGGTCCTGAACGAAACGTTCGGCGAAGACGCATCCCGCAAGCCGCAGCCGCTAATCAAAGATCTGGACGCGGCTTTGGAGATGCGGCGTGACGAGTGGCCGACTTCGCTGTTGCGGCGGATGTGGGAACACCTGATGGACCTGGAGGCAGGCCGCAGCAAGAGCCCCACGCACGAGTCGCGCTGGCTGAACCTGACCGGATACTGCCTACGGCCTGGGTATGGCCTGGCACTCGATGACTGGCGGGTTTCCGAGACGTGGAAGCTGCTGCAAGGCAAGGTGCTGCACAACGACGACAATTGCCGCAATCAATCGCTCATCCTCTGGCGGCGGATCGCCGGGGGACTCAATCGCGGGCAGCAACTAGCCATCGCCGAACCCCTTCTGGTCGCCACGCGGGCGATGCACAAGCGAATGACCAGCGGTGGCGGAGGAAGCGCCGCCGCGACGTTCACCCCGCAACAAGCGATCGAAGCATGGCGTCTCTTGGGAAGCCTGGAACTGCTTGGTGCTCAAGAGAAAACCGAGATCGGTCGCATGCTGGTCGACCTGCTGGGCAAGAAGAAACTGGAACCGGCCCGCGGTGCGATGGCGTGGACGATTGGCCGCTTGGGAACTCGCACGCCCGTGTATGGCCCGCTCAATACGCTGGTTCCGAAAGAGATCGCGGCGAAGTGGCTAACAGCGATTATCAAGCAGAAGAGCACCGACCGAGCCGACCTGCTGGCCGTAATGCAACTGGCTCGCCGCACTGACGACCGCTACCGCGACCTGGCCGAAGATGCCCGCGACCAGGCGGCGACTTGGCTAGAGCAGCAGAAAGCAACCGAGCACTGGGTCCGCATCGTCCGCGACGGTGGTCAGCTGGATGAAGAAGAACAGTCGCAGATCTTTGGCGAGAGCTTGCCAACCGGCTTGACGCTGGTTCGTTAA
- a CDS encoding TIGR00730 family Rossman fold protein, with the protein MMESLCVFCGSASGSRPAYAQVATQLGQLMAEHKIQLIYGGGKVGMMGALADAVLAAGGEVIGVIPGALVERELAHHGVTDLIVVDSMHQRKAKMSDLSDGFLALPGGYGTLEELFEVITWAQLGFHHKPCGLLNIEGFFDPLLAMLDQAADQEFMSADCRSLLLTASDPAEALQQLIAAHPHEQPRWIDRSET; encoded by the coding sequence ATGATGGAAAGTTTGTGTGTCTTTTGCGGGTCGGCATCCGGAAGCCGACCTGCCTATGCTCAGGTCGCTACCCAGCTGGGCCAATTGATGGCCGAGCACAAGATTCAGCTCATCTATGGTGGCGGCAAAGTCGGCATGATGGGTGCCCTGGCCGATGCCGTGCTGGCAGCCGGGGGCGAAGTGATCGGCGTCATCCCCGGAGCGCTCGTCGAACGAGAACTGGCCCACCACGGTGTGACCGACCTGATCGTCGTCGATTCGATGCATCAGCGGAAAGCAAAGATGTCGGATCTGTCCGACGGTTTTCTGGCCCTGCCCGGCGGGTACGGAACGCTGGAAGAACTGTTCGAGGTCATCACCTGGGCCCAACTCGGCTTCCACCACAAGCCGTGCGGTCTCTTGAACATCGAAGGCTTTTTCGATCCCCTGCTGGCCATGCTCGATCAGGCCGCCGACCAAGAGTTCATGTCGGCCGATTGTCGCAGCCTGCTGCTGACGGCCAGCGACCCGGCCGAAGCCCTGCAGCAACTCATCGCCGCCCACCCGCACGAACAACCACGGTGGATTGATCGCTCGGAGACGTGA
- a CDS encoding DUF3500 domain-containing protein, protein MRKSLLAVTSVVLALATVTSAYTFYRLAGTGEKMTSAAGALVDTLDAEQKKVMLYPYDSPQRLGWHFIPKDERKGLQMKHMTEDQRKKTHALLQVALSEVGYDKTTQIISLEALLKHIQTKGPIRDTQRYYVTIFGEPKADSRWGLSFEGHHLSLNFVVEGDKVVSSTPQFFATNPAEVKEQVLAGYPKGMEVLKAEEEVAFGLVNSLSKEQLETAVIAEKCPAEIRNAGEPHPPQTAAEGIAWTDLTADQKATLKKLIEAYVSAMPQDVAAKRYADLEAAGWDGIHFAWAGGFKDGIPHYYRVQGETFLIEFVNAQPDVSGNPANHIHCVWRDMRGDFALSAK, encoded by the coding sequence GTGCGAAAAAGTCTGCTTGCCGTAACCTCTGTGGTGCTTGCCTTGGCCACCGTGACCTCCGCTTACACGTTCTATCGCCTGGCCGGGACCGGCGAGAAAATGACCTCAGCGGCAGGTGCCCTGGTCGATACGCTCGATGCCGAGCAGAAGAAGGTGATGCTTTATCCGTACGACAGCCCCCAGCGTCTCGGCTGGCACTTCATCCCCAAGGATGAACGCAAGGGCCTGCAGATGAAGCACATGACCGAAGACCAACGCAAGAAGACCCATGCCCTGCTTCAGGTCGCACTGAGCGAAGTTGGTTACGACAAGACCACCCAGATCATTTCCCTGGAAGCTCTGCTGAAGCACATTCAGACGAAGGGACCGATCCGGGATACCCAGCGTTACTACGTGACCATCTTCGGCGAACCTAAAGCGGATAGCCGCTGGGGCCTGAGCTTCGAAGGGCATCACCTCTCGCTGAACTTCGTCGTCGAAGGTGATAAGGTCGTTTCGTCGACGCCGCAGTTCTTTGCCACCAACCCGGCCGAAGTCAAAGAGCAAGTCCTCGCTGGCTACCCCAAGGGGATGGAAGTGCTGAAGGCCGAAGAAGAAGTCGCGTTCGGCTTGGTCAACTCGCTCTCGAAGGAACAACTCGAGACGGCTGTGATCGCCGAGAAGTGCCCTGCCGAGATCCGCAACGCGGGCGAACCTCACCCGCCGCAAACCGCTGCTGAAGGCATTGCCTGGACCGACCTGACCGCCGACCAGAAGGCCACGCTGAAGAAGCTGATCGAAGCCTACGTCTCGGCCATGCCGCAGGACGTCGCAGCCAAGCGTTACGCCGACCTGGAAGCCGCTGGCTGGGATGGCATTCACTTTGCCTGGGCTGGTGGTTTCAAGGATGGCATTCCGCATTACTATCGCGTTCAGGGCGAAACGTTTCTCATTGAATTCGTCAACGCTCAGCCGGACGTCTCAGGCAACCCGGCCAATCACATTCACTGTGTATGGCGTGACATGCGAGGCGATTTCGCTTTGTCGGCGAAGTAA
- a CDS encoding alpha/beta hydrolase codes for MLKNLALCCLVLFLSSTAVWAAEGKKAPLWEDGAPGAKGTEEKDIPTLTTYLPASEINTGCAVVVFPGGGYGHLAVGHEGVDIANFWNDLGVAAFVLEYRHSGRGYKHPIPLQDAQRAIRTVRARAEEYGVNPSRIGIQGFSAGGHLASSAATHFDAGNPEAKDPIDRVSCRPDFAILCYPVIAFDQPYTHKGSQNNLLGKDADKELVQSMSSELQVTSDTPPTFLFHTTEDTGVPPQNSVVFYLALIKNKVPAEMHVFEKGRHGVGLAKSIPGTAEWGNLAYLWLKNRGMIDAKK; via the coding sequence ATGCTGAAGAATCTTGCGCTGTGTTGCCTTGTCCTATTCCTCTCGTCCACGGCCGTTTGGGCTGCTGAAGGAAAGAAGGCCCCGCTGTGGGAAGATGGTGCCCCAGGTGCCAAAGGGACCGAGGAAAAGGACATTCCCACGCTGACTACCTACCTGCCGGCCTCGGAAATCAATACCGGCTGTGCCGTGGTCGTTTTTCCGGGCGGTGGCTACGGTCATCTGGCCGTCGGGCATGAAGGGGTCGATATCGCCAACTTCTGGAATGACCTGGGCGTGGCCGCATTTGTGCTGGAATACCGTCACTCGGGTCGTGGCTACAAGCACCCTATTCCGCTGCAAGACGCCCAACGAGCCATCCGTACCGTGCGTGCTCGCGCAGAAGAGTACGGCGTTAATCCCAGTCGCATCGGTATCCAAGGCTTCTCGGCCGGCGGCCACCTGGCCTCCTCGGCAGCGACCCACTTCGACGCTGGCAACCCGGAAGCGAAAGATCCGATCGACCGCGTCAGCTGCCGACCGGACTTCGCCATTTTGTGCTACCCCGTGATCGCATTCGACCAACCGTACACGCACAAGGGATCTCAGAACAACTTGCTGGGCAAAGACGCCGACAAAGAGTTGGTCCAGTCAATGTCGAGCGAATTGCAGGTCACTTCCGACACGCCTCCGACGTTCCTCTTTCACACGACCGAAGACACCGGCGTGCCTCCCCAGAATAGCGTGGTCTTCTACCTGGCCCTGATCAAGAACAAGGTTCCGGCCGAAATGCACGTGTTCGAGAAAGGCCGCCACGGCGTTGGCCTGGCCAAGTCGATCCCCGGCACTGCCGAGTGGGGCAATCTCGCCTACCTGTGGCTGAAGAACCGCGGCATGATCGACGCAAAGAAGTAA
- a CDS encoding CBS domain-containing protein gives MIVSHSFLTQGMDTLVTFNPISVHEEVTLDELLERLYSTGFHHWPVVDDQQHVIGMISDQDIVKAATERYIANASREECRQNYQVSIRSFMKRQVETLDHSGSPREALSRILERGIHCLPVTKNDVLWGMITTTDFIREFAYSSHPVRDIPVGETYDTDPQIVEIDTPIDEVRKLFIEGCLSYVLVVQGDCPLGVITARDLRRHRCRQMARTLFDGGLGETSKAIDLLKTTSCLQRTSNLGQAATTMYEQQINAVMVCPRGEERYGVITEEAILRRICQMELAIQPETTGTYY, from the coding sequence ATGATCGTCAGTCACTCGTTTCTAACGCAGGGCATGGATACGCTGGTCACGTTCAACCCGATCAGCGTTCACGAAGAAGTCACGCTCGATGAGTTGCTCGAGCGGCTTTACAGCACCGGCTTTCATCACTGGCCGGTCGTGGATGATCAGCAGCATGTCATTGGCATGATCTCGGACCAAGACATCGTCAAGGCAGCCACCGAGCGATACATCGCCAATGCTTCTCGGGAAGAGTGCCGCCAGAACTACCAGGTATCGATCCGTAGTTTCATGAAACGGCAAGTAGAAACGCTCGACCATTCCGGAAGCCCTCGCGAAGCTTTGAGCCGAATCCTCGAGCGAGGCATCCACTGCCTGCCGGTCACGAAGAATGATGTTCTGTGGGGAATGATAACGACCACCGATTTCATCCGCGAATTTGCCTACAGTTCGCATCCTGTACGTGACATACCGGTAGGCGAGACCTACGACACCGATCCTCAAATCGTCGAAATTGATACGCCGATCGATGAGGTACGCAAGCTGTTCATCGAAGGCTGCCTTTCGTACGTATTGGTCGTACAAGGCGATTGCCCACTGGGGGTCATCACGGCCCGCGATCTTCGGCGGCACCGCTGTCGCCAAATGGCACGCACTCTCTTCGACGGCGGGCTGGGCGAAACGAGCAAAGCGATTGATCTTCTGAAAACGACTAGCTGCCTACAGCGAACAAGCAACTTGGGACAAGCCGCTACCACGATGTACGAACAACAGATCAACGCCGTGATGGTCTGTCCGCGTGGCGAAGAACGCTACGGCGTGATCACCGAAGAAGCGATTCTGCGTCGCATTTGCCAAATGGAATTGGCCATCCAGCCAGAAACGACCGGCACCTATTACTAA
- a CDS encoding tetratricopeptide repeat protein: MGQNPRKVVSLLFSAAVVLVGSLVALQSEVVAADAQVVIDGLLREGWQVGPDGMAAARQGTAEARQLQDADALYAAGLALLRHHQYDDAAEVFQAAIDVDPKHYRSWRALIWIRTLQEKFDAALVQIQRLSKQLPASELTGQDEAKVLETVRLLGRLFGFYEGPRSGDVSAALVTRARDAVRPALVGQRQTEFDNNYQDVATLFTSSTTEQQDAKDDAKLKEQMEKQNNQQQIEVRRKQIEVDQQQATDQIDKLRSEWTQEEQRFAQLEGPLNVSISQLESQQSVIRRELAILIDDVFRLNEARRQTNDPVRKDRLDREIFRLERLINDYERDLALVQAEGRRLVASRDVLRTRRLQTQQRFEAEIKQHVDRKQDLERAGKRLSLETRRNNRPATGNSAKVRVLSAKTSSIRTYYDFPLEVERLTLLGP; this comes from the coding sequence ATGGGGCAAAATCCCCGTAAAGTCGTGTCTTTGTTGTTCTCGGCTGCCGTCGTTTTGGTCGGCAGTCTGGTTGCGCTTCAAAGCGAGGTGGTGGCCGCGGATGCCCAGGTCGTGATCGACGGGCTGTTGCGCGAAGGTTGGCAAGTCGGCCCCGACGGGATGGCTGCGGCTCGGCAAGGGACCGCCGAGGCACGGCAGCTGCAAGATGCGGATGCACTGTATGCCGCCGGTCTGGCACTGCTGCGGCATCATCAATACGACGACGCTGCCGAAGTCTTTCAAGCCGCGATCGATGTCGACCCGAAGCACTACCGCAGCTGGCGAGCGTTGATCTGGATTCGTACTCTGCAAGAGAAGTTCGACGCGGCGCTCGTGCAGATTCAGCGTCTGTCCAAGCAGCTTCCCGCCAGTGAGCTTACCGGCCAGGATGAAGCGAAAGTCCTCGAGACGGTGCGTCTGCTTGGCCGTTTGTTTGGCTTCTACGAAGGACCTCGGTCCGGCGATGTCTCGGCGGCGCTGGTGACGCGTGCTCGCGATGCCGTCCGCCCTGCGTTGGTGGGTCAGCGTCAGACCGAATTCGACAACAACTATCAGGACGTAGCGACCCTGTTCACCTCGTCGACGACCGAGCAACAAGATGCCAAGGACGACGCCAAGCTGAAGGAGCAGATGGAGAAGCAAAACAATCAGCAGCAAATCGAAGTCCGCCGGAAGCAGATCGAAGTCGATCAGCAGCAAGCTACCGATCAAATCGACAAGCTGCGTAGCGAGTGGACACAGGAAGAACAACGCTTCGCCCAGCTGGAAGGTCCCCTGAATGTTTCCATCTCGCAGTTGGAATCCCAGCAGAGCGTCATTCGCCGAGAGCTGGCGATCTTGATTGACGATGTCTTTCGCTTGAACGAAGCACGACGTCAGACAAATGACCCGGTACGCAAAGACCGACTCGATCGCGAGATCTTCCGGCTCGAGCGATTGATCAACGACTACGAGCGAGACCTGGCGTTGGTTCAGGCTGAAGGACGACGATTGGTTGCCAGTCGCGATGTTTTGCGAACGCGTCGATTGCAGACGCAGCAACGATTCGAGGCCGAGATCAAACAGCACGTGGACCGGAAGCAAGATTTAGAGCGAGCTGGCAAACGGCTGTCTTTGGAAACGCGTCGCAATAATCGGCCAGCGACCGGTAATTCAGCCAAGGTGCGCGTCCTGTCGGCGAAGACATCGAGCATTCGCACCTACTACGACTTTCCTTTGGAAGTCGAGCGGTTGACCCTCTTGGGGCCTTAG
- a CDS encoding phytanoyl-CoA dioxygenase family protein translates to MARDFSELHELATDLFAWPTDAAGWDQYRLTPEQVEFFHEQGYLAGVKILDEKQIETLRSELAEFFEADHEGHELWYEYHTNESTTPETVLFHALGAWRLRPAFHDILWAPGFVMAASQLLGGPVRFWHDQLFCKPAKHGGVVAWHQDYSYWTRTKPIAHLTCWIGLDDATNDNGCVQYIPGSHKWDLLPITGLAGNMEAIREVLTDEQWEQFQHPVGAELKAGEATFHHPLMVHGSFENRIDRPRRATVINAFRDGVVSDKNEELLTGVPPIPQGQKMEGQFFPLLFDPATVG, encoded by the coding sequence ATGGCCCGCGACTTTTCGGAACTGCATGAACTCGCCACCGATCTATTTGCCTGGCCCACCGATGCCGCTGGCTGGGATCAATATCGCCTGACGCCTGAGCAAGTGGAGTTCTTCCACGAACAAGGCTACTTGGCTGGCGTGAAGATCTTGGATGAAAAGCAAATCGAAACGCTTCGCAGCGAACTGGCCGAGTTCTTTGAAGCGGATCATGAGGGACACGAGCTGTGGTACGAATACCATACCAACGAATCGACCACGCCTGAGACGGTCCTCTTTCACGCCTTGGGTGCCTGGCGATTGCGGCCAGCGTTCCATGATATTTTGTGGGCTCCCGGCTTTGTGATGGCCGCCAGCCAACTGCTGGGCGGTCCGGTTCGCTTCTGGCACGATCAGCTCTTCTGCAAGCCGGCCAAGCATGGCGGTGTGGTAGCCTGGCATCAAGATTATTCGTATTGGACACGCACCAAGCCGATTGCTCACCTGACCTGCTGGATCGGCCTGGACGACGCCACCAACGACAACGGCTGCGTGCAGTACATTCCCGGCAGCCACAAGTGGGACCTCCTACCAATTACGGGTCTGGCCGGCAACATGGAAGCCATCCGCGAGGTATTGACCGACGAGCAGTGGGAACAGTTCCAGCATCCGGTCGGCGCCGAACTGAAAGCAGGCGAAGCAACCTTCCATCATCCGTTGATGGTGCATGGCTCGTTTGAAAACCGCATCGATCGCCCACGCCGCGCGACGGTGATCAATGCCTTCCGTGACGGTGTAGTCAGCGACAAGAACGAAGAACTGCTCACCGGAGTACCGCCCATTCCGCAAGGTCAGAAGATGGAAGGCCAGTTCTTTCCGCTCTTGTTTGATCCCGCTACGGTCGGTTAA